The sequence TATAGTAATCAAATCCAATTAAAGTCGTGAGTTGATTCCGTGCAAACTGCTTCCGAAATTCTTAACGCCGATCAGTCTTCAGAAACATTCCGTCGTCACAGTCCGCCGCCGCTCCAGTCGCGTCCACTGAACATTCCCGCGCCGGTCGAACTAACGCTCGATAATGAACTCCGCGTCGCCGTCGTAAGCGATAACCGTCTGCCGATCGTCAGCTTTCGTTTGGCATTTGTCGGTGGGGACTCGAATGATCCGCCCGAGCTCGCCGGCCTGAGCGACATGATGTCGCACCTGATGAGCGAAGGGACCACGAGCCGGACAAGCGTGCAAATTGCCGAAGAGGTTGAGCGACTCGGCGCTACCTTAAGCGTTAACTCCGGTTCGGACTTTGTGACCGTGGGAGCATCTGCGCTCTCACTTTACGTCGATGAGATCCTCGAGTTGATGGCCGACGTAACTCTGCGTCCTTCGTTTCCGCAAAACGAAATCGATCTGGCGCGCGAGAACACGAAGCAGATGCTCATCCAGCAGCGGGCCCAACCAAACTTCCTCGCGTCCGAACGGACCGCGAAAGTGATGTTTGGCAATCATCCTTACGCGCGCATCTCGCCGACCTCGGCATCCCTGGACGCCATGAACCGGGACATGTTCGTTGACTTTCACCGCACGCGGCTCGTGCCAAACAACGCAGTGATGCTGGTGGTCGGAGACATTGAAGTTGATGAGATCGTCGCGAAAATCGAAAAGCTGTTTGGTGCCTGGAAACGCGAGACCCTGGCGCAATCAAACTTTCCTGCGTTGCCGCAACTCTCCGCGCGGAAGGCGTTTTTGGTAGACCGGCCGGGCTCAGCCCAGTCGAACATCGTCATCGCGAATGCCGGCATCACCCGCACCAGTCCGGATTACTTCCCAATGCTGGTGATGCATACAGTACTGGGCGCCAACGCCTCGTCGCGGCTCTTCATGAACCTGCGCGAAGAAAAAGGCTACACCTACGGCGCGTATTCAAATGTTGATGCGCGCCGTCTGGCCGGCACCTTCCGCGTTTCCGCCGAAGTACGCACGCCCGTTACGGGCGCGTCGCTGCATGAGTTTTTTGTTGAACTCGAACGCATTCGCAACGAGCGTGTTCCGGATGAAGAACTGGGGAATGCGAAATCCTATCTGGCCGGGGTTTTTCCGATTCGCATCGAAACGCAGGATGGCTTAATCGATCAACTTACCGGAGTGAGGATGTATGACTTGCCATCCGATTACCTGCACACGTATCGCGATAAGGTTAATGCCGTAACCGCAGAGGAAGTTCAGCGCGTCGCCCAGCAACATGTGACGCCTGACCGCGCGGTGATTGTCGTGGTGGGCGATGCGGCCGAAGTTGAAAGCCAGCTGCGCGACTATGCGGATCAGATTGAGTTTTACGACACAGAAGGAAACAAAACGAGGTAGGACGCAAAACGGTAGGAGCCAAGAGGTAGGTGCAATGGAGTAAAGCTCTCGGCTCTTAGCTCTTACGTCTTCGCTCTTGCCTCTTTGCGCTTGCCTCTTTGCTTCTATCCGCCTACACCGCTCCCTGAAGACGCTCGACATCAAGCACGCCGGGAACGCTCTTGATTGAACTTGTCACCTTGTCCAGGTGCTTCACGTCGAAGACTTCCACAGTCACTTCGATACGGCCCTTCTGATCAGGCCCAATGGATGCGCGGGCGTCGCGGATGCCCGTTCTCATGTCCGAAATCGCGCCCGTGATACCGGCAATCATGCCGGTCCGATTCTCCGTCGTCGCCAATAGTTTCACCGCATAGGCCGTCTTTTCGGGCCGCGAAGCCCATTCAACGTTCACGATTCGTTCAGGGTTAATCATGAGTTGTTGCACGTTCTTGCAACGCTTGGTATGCACCGCCACGCCCTTGCCGCGGGTGATGTAGCCGATGATGTCCTCGCCATGGAGCGGATTACAACAGCGGGCGCGGTTTACCATCAAATCCTCAACGCCACGCACGACGATCGCGCCATCGCCGCCGAGCAACCGCCGCACCGCGCGCACGCCGCTCCGCAGTTTTGATTCTTTCTGTTGGGCCAGCGCCTCGAATTTTTCAGGCCCAAGATACTTCGCAATGATGTTCCGCGGCACGATCTTTCCATAACCCATCGCCGCCAGCAGATCGTCCGTGCGCCCGTAACCGTATTCGCCGGCGATCCGCTTCAGGTCGCCGTTACTGTCCGCCAAGAGTTTCTTAAAGGGGATTTGGAACCGACTCGCCTCTTTTTCAAATAGCTTGCGGCCGATTTCGATCGACTCAGCGCGTTGCTGATCCGCGACCCAGTGCCGGACGCGGTTGCGTGCGCGGGAGGTGACGACGAAATTCAGCCAGTCGCGCGACGGGTGAGCGTTCGGACTAGTCAGAATCTCAACCACGTCGCCGTTCTGAATTTGCGTTCGCAGGGGCACCATCCGCGTGTTGATGCGCGCGCCGGAAGTGGTATTTCCGACCTCCGAGTGAATCATGTAAGCGAAATCGAGAGTGGTCGCGCCGCGCGGCAATTGGATGACTTTGCCCATCGGCGTGAAGGCATAGACGTCTTTCGGATAAAGATCCAGCTTCAGCGCGTCCATGAACTCGCGCGAGTCTTTCACTTCCTGCGTCCACTCAATCAGCGAGCGCAATAGCGTCATGGCTTCGTCGTCGTCACGCGCGCCGCGCTTCCCTTCCTTGTATTTCCAGTGCGCGGCCACGCCTTCTTCGGCCACCAGGTGCATTTGTTCAGTCCGAATCTGGACTTCGAACGGTTGCACTTTAGAGCCGATGACAGACGTGTGCAGCGACTGATACAGATTGTCGCGCGGTGTCGCGATCCAATCCTTGAATCGACCCGGCACCGGTTTCCACGAGTGATGAATCACGCCCAGCGCGGCATAGCAGTGGCGAATTTCGTTCGGCGTAATCACGCGCGCCGCCACCAGATCGTAAACTTGATCCAAATCAATGGCCTGGGCCTGAAGTTTTTTCCAGATTGAGTAGATGCGCTTCACGCGCCCTTCAATGCGCACGAAGGGAACATCGGCTTCGCGCATTTGCTGCTCGATCGTCGCGGTCACGTCGTTCAGGAACGCTTCGTTAGCCGCGCGCCGTTTCTCTAACTGCACAGTGATTTCCCGGTAGTCCTCAGGATGCAGATTGCGGAACGCGAGATCCTCAAGCTCGCCGCGCAATTTACCCATACCGAGCCGATGCGCAATCGGCGCGTAAATGTCCATCGTCTCCTGGGCGATGCGGCGGCGTTTTTCGGGGCTGAGAAACTCGAGCGTCCGCATGTTGTGCAGGCGATCGGCCAGTTTGACCAGCACCACGCGCACATCATCGACCATCGCGAGCAGCATCTTGCGCACATTCTCTGCCTGCTGCTCTTCCCGCGAGACGCTGCTGATGTGCGCAATTTTTGTGAGGCCTTCAACCAGATGAGCGACTTCTTCACCGAAGTATTCGCGAATCGTTTTGGGATCGGCGAGCGTGTCTTCCACCACGTCGTGCAGCAGACCGGTCGAGACGGAAACCGCATCCATGCGCATGTCGGCGAGGATATTCGCCACTTCCAGCGGATGAACGAGGTAGGCTTCGCCCGAAGCGCGCTTCTGGCCCTTGTGCTCGCGGGCCGAGAAAAGATAGGCGCGCCGCAGCAGATTAAGGTCCGCCTGCGGATGGTTACGCCGTACCTTCTCAACGATTTCTTCGATGCGAACCATAAAAAAAACAAAAACGTCAGTCGTCAGGTGTCAGTGGTCAGTTGATTAAAAGCAGAGGGCAACTGACAACTGACAGCGGACTACTGACGCCCGATGCATTATAGCAAGAGGTGACGTTCGACTCGAACGAGTCTTACGTCACCTCTTTGGTTTCAGATGAAATAGGAACTATGGAGTCGGCGAGGCCGCAGCCGCTTCGGCTGCTTCTTCCTTCTTCCGCCGTTCGTCAGCGAGCTGCGACGCGCGTTTCTGCGCCGTTTCCGCCTGACGTTCGTATTGTGACGCAGCGGTCGAGTCGCTGTTCATCTTGGCGATCTTGGCGGCTTCAATCAGCAGATTGGTCTTGTAAGACCACGCTGATTCGCTGTTCGGATCGTATTTGATGGCCGTCTCAGCCTGTTCCAGACCCCGGGTCACGCACTGTTGGATCTTGTCGAAGTCCTTCGGGTCTTTCGGCTTCTGATAGTTGGACTTGCCCTCCGCGATAACCTTCACGTCCGGCAACTCGGTAATCTTGAACGAGCAATCCCAATCCTTGCCGGCCAGGATCGCGTACGCCTCGGCCCGCTTTTCATTCGTCTGGGTCGTGTCGTTAGCGCGCTTCAGAATCCAGTCGCGCAGGTTTGTCTCGTCCTTAATTGCCGAATACAAAACCGAGATTGCCTTGTAAGCCTCGTCGTTGTTCGGATCGTTTTGCAGGAGGTGCTTGTAAGCCTCGATCGCGTCGCGGGCGCGCTGCACGTTCTCAGGTGAATCAACGCCTGGCTTGTACTGTTGGTGGATGATGCGCGCAATAAAGATCGGGGCAGTCTTGTTGCTGGGATCGAGCGCCAGCGCGCGTTTGGCATGTTGTTCCGCCTGATCGAAGTGGCCTTCTTTATAAGCTTTGGCCGCTTCGTTCAGTTCGTTCTTCGCCCGAACTTTGGCGATAAGGTTGCAGCCCGATCCGACGCTGACGAGCAAAACCAGGATCGCGATAGCGCAGATCCTGGATTGAGACAATCTCATTTCAGTTCGCTCCATTTGTGCAAACGTGACGGCGCTTGAGTGCGAGCGAGCCAGGCGAGCGGAAAATTACGGCGCTGGACGTCACGTCGCGTGATTATGGTAAATCGTCAACCTGCAAGCCGACTGGATTTGCGCCCGCGCCCTTAATCGCATCAATCACCTTCACCACGTCGCCGTACTTCAGGGACCGGGGGGCTTTCACAAACACAGTCTTCTCAATCTTCTGATCTTCGGGAAGGTTCGAAGTCTCCATGCCGACTTTGTATGCGCGCATTGATTTGCGCAAGTCAAAAGTCTGTTGCAGCTTCGCCGACAGCGCGCTCGGGTCATTCACTGAACCCATCACGTCCTGATTCAGTTTGAGCTGCAAATCCTGACCGATGGTCACGACCAGCGTCAGCGGATTCGGTTTCAACTGGCTAACATCCTCGTTCGGATCCCGTTGGGTTGGAATGTCAGCTTTGAAGCGGCTGGGCTTCAACGGCGTCACGACCATGAAGATGATCAGCAACACCAACAGAACGTCGATCAGCGGCGTCACGTTGATATATGGTTCCGCTTGACCCTTGGCAGTTTGCATTGACATAGCGTTACCCTCTAATTACCTCAACCGGCGTCTTAGGTCGCCGCGCCTTTCTTCTTCTTGTCCGCGACCAGCCCAATCTTGTCTATGCCTTTTTCGCGGACCGCGTTGATGACCTTGACTACCTCGCCGTAGCTCACGTTGACGCCGCTCTTGACGTAAACGATCCGGTCTTCTTCCTTCTTGGTCTGCAGCGCTTTTTCGACCTGCGTCTTCAGGTCATCCATGTTTACCTTCTTCTTGCCCAGGTAAACCTCAGTCGCTTCCGGCGTACACTGCGGACTGTCCGGCGGCCGGCAAACCACCGACACGATCACGGACGTCTCTTTATTGATTGCCTGATCCTCGTCAGGGTTCTTCAGGTCGCGCGGAATCGGGACCGTAATGCCCTGTTGCAAGAACGGCGTCACCACCATGAAGATGATCAGAAGCACCAACATGATGTCGACCATCGGCGTGACGTTAATCTCGGATTGAAATCCGCTCTTGTCGCCTCCAGCCTGCATGCTCATGGTAAATCTCCTTTCGCCGCGAACGTCGCGCGGCGCAAAGGCCAGCCCGGCCGACGCCGCGCTGACCAGCTTCCTTCAGACTTCAACTACGGATTGAGTTGCTTGGTGCGGTTCTTGATGAAATAGTCCACCAGCTCAGAAGCTGAGTTGTCCATCTCGACCACGAAACCATCAACCTTGCCGGTGAAGTAGTTAAACAGCCACACCGCCGGCACCGCGACTACCAGACCAAGCGCCGTCGTAAACAACGCTTCCGAAATTCCACCCGCGACGGCCGCGATACCGGCCGATTCGGCGTTCTTCATGCCGCGGAACGCGTTGATGATTCCGAACACCGTGCCGAACAGACCGACGAACGGCGCCGTCGAACCGATGGTCGCGAGGCCCGACAAGCCACGCCGGAACTCTGCGGTCTTGATGGCAATCGCCCGCTGTAAAGCGCGCTTCGAAGCCTCGATCTCATCGCCCGAAATCTCAGACGACTGCTCGTGGGCGCGGAACTCCTGCAGGCCGCTGTTGACGACCATCGCCAGGTGCGACTTGCGATGCTTGTCGCTGATGTTGATGGCTTCTTCGATGCGGTTATTCTTCAGCGCCTGGGCCACGCGCGGAGCAAATTCCCGCGATTGCTTCTTTGCGGCCGTGTAGGTCAGATAACGCTCGACCATGATGGCAATCGAATACACCGACATAATTAAAAGAATAACCACGACGACGATCGCGACGGCTCCCATGTTCTTGACCATTTCAGTTAGCGTGAAGTGGTCAACTGCGGGCGCCGACGGCGCCGGAGTGGCTTGCCAAAGAACGAAAAGGAAGCTGAGCGCTTTCGTTCCGAGGATGCTTGTTAGAATAGTCACGGTAGATCCTCCAAGGAAATTAGGTTCAAAACTGAATCTTTTTTACAGCAGGTCGTGGCCGCCGCCAGGGTTACCGGCAGCGACCGCGATTATTACTGCGCCACGAAGTTATAGATGATGACGCCGGAAACTTTAACCGGCATGCCTGACAGCTTCGTAGGCGTAAACTTCGACGCCCGCGCCGCTGCGACGGCCGCGCCTTGCAGAAGCGGATGGCCCGAAACCGGCGCCGCGGAAACCACGTTGCCGTTTTCATCGATGACGATTTGCACCCTCACCTGACCGGCCGCCCGCGCGCTGCGCGCAATCGCCGGGTAAGGCGGCTGCACCAGTCGCACTGCTTTGCCGTTAAGCACGCCGCCGGAGATCGGAGCTTTCGGCGGTGTTGGTTTCGGTGGCGGCGGCGGCGGCGCATCCGCAACGTCAACCTTTGTAGGTCCAGTCGAAATGACGCTGCCGGTTCCAGAGCCCGGCGCGACCGGCGCAATCGCGTTAGTGTTTCCACTGCCCAGCATCGTTACCACGCCCTTGCGAACGGGCGGAACGTCGCTGGCTTTAGCAGAAACTTCTTTCGGCACCAGGTCAGCGCGCGAGACGTCGGCGATCAATTCCCTGCGAACGTCAACGTTCTTGCTCACGTCCATCTTTTCAGGCTTCGCCTCTTGCTTCTGCTCCTGTTGCTGTTGCTGCACCGGGACCGGTGCAATCAACGCGGTCAGCTCTAACGTTTGCTGATCGATGAAGGCCGGCGCCCACAAAATACCGGCAATCAATCCGGCGATGATCAGCACGACGTAAATTGCCGTGAAGCCCAGCAGAAACGAACCCTTGCGTTTAATGTCTTCCGAGTGCGAACCCGACTCGACTAAATGTTCGAACATCTTCAGTCCTCCCTACGTGGTGCCAAAAGGGTCAGATCCAAGATCTATTCGAGAGCGATTCAAAAAGGAAACTATTGCAAATCAATAACACAAAGTAAGCGAATTCCTTTTGACCGCGGAAAAGAAAGGAAGCCGCCGCGTGCGTTGCGGCCAGTTCGAGAGACAAAATAAACTGGCCGCTTAACGTACTACCATCGTGCTTTCCGCAACTACCCTGACGCAAAGGCACGATCAAAAACGTATTTAATTGGCCAGCAACGGGTGCAGTCTATGCCGCGAATACGCGCAAAGTCAAGAGCAAACAAAGCCGTGTTTTCACGTGTTTGCGACACTTCACGCCCCATCACCTGCAACAACACGCTCAGTTAGAAACCGAGCCGGAGGATTATGTTCCCGCCGATTACGCTACGCTGCGCGTGAAGGCTTCCCGACATTCTTGCGCCCTGCGTCAGTGCGCTTTGGTTGGAAACCTGAACGCGCACTAGCGGTCGTTGCAAGCTTGTTAGCAGCTTCAATCTTCCGCTCCCACCAAACCATGATGGGGCTGGCGATCGCAATTGAAGAATAGGTGCCGACGATGGTTCCGATGAGCAGCGCAAGTGAGAAAGCGCGCAGAACCTCGCCTCCGAAAATGACCATCGCGAGAACTGAAAGAACGATTAGGCCCTGGGTAATGACCGTTCGCGATAGCGTCTGATTGATCGAGTCGTTGGTAATTTTGTAAAGCGATTCACGCCGATGCAGTTTCCGATTCTCGCGCACGCGGTCGAACACCACAATGGTGTCGTTAACCGACGCGCCGACGAGCGTCAGAAACGCCGCGATGACCGTGAGGTTCACTTCCCATTGGAAAATTGAAAAGAAGCCCAGCGTCACGAGCACGTCGTGGAACACCGCGATCACGGCCGCGGCCCCGTATGTCCATTCGAAACGGAACGCGATGTAGACAAGCATCCCCACCAGCGCCGCGAGCGTGACCGCGATGGCCTTGTTTCTCAGCTCGGCGCCGGCGACCGCCCCGACAGCATCCGTGCCGATGATTTCGTACGCGGATCCTTCGGGACCGATGGAGTTGAGCGCCGTGCGAACTTTGGTTCGACCCAACTCGACGTCCGAATCCGATTCGGTGGAGCCGGCTCCCGCAAGCGGAAGTTTGATGAGAAACGTATCAGGTCGATCAACCACCGGTTGAATGACCGCTTCGTTAAGACCCTGCGCGCCGAGCGTGGCGCGGATCTGTTCAGCCGTCGCCGCCTGCTTGAAGCGCGCGGTGACTACGGTACCGCCCCGAAAATCAACGCCGAGGTTAAAAGCGTTCGTTCCGTTCGGATGCTTCCACTCGCGGAAAATCGCCGAGCCGAGACCGGCAACCATCAGCAGGACTGAAATTCCAATAAAGATCCGTCGCCACTTCAGCCAATCAAAATTAACTGCTTTGAAGATTTGAAACATTCGTCAAGTATCGTTAACTAAACGCTCAGTGTCTGGGCGCGACGCTTCCGCCGCAGCAGCCACATGAAAATGGTCCGCGAAACGTAAACCGCCGAGAACAGATTAATTACCAGACCGAGAATAAGAGTCACCGCAAAACCGCGGAGCGGGCCGGTGCCAAAAACAAACAGGAACAAGGACGACACCACAGTGGTCACGTGCGTGTCGATAATCGTCACGATCGCGCGATCAAAGCCCTGATCGACCGCTGAGGGGACAGTTTTCCCGGCTCGTAACTCCTCCCGAATGCGCTCAAAGATCAGCACGTTCGAATCGACGGCCATACCGATCGTAAGAATCATGCCGGCGATGCCCGGCAGAGTCAGCGTCGCGCCAAAAACAATCACGCCCGCCAGCATCAGGATCATGTTGAGCAAGAGCGCGATGACGGCGTTGATGCCTGAGCCCCGGTAGTAGAAAAGCATGAAGGCGACTACGAACAGTAAGCCGTACAGCGAAGCCTTGACGCCGGAACGAATTGAGTCGGCTCCCAGGCTCGGGCCCACCGTGCGCTCTTCCTGATATTCGATGTCGGTCGGCAGCGCCCCCGAGCGCAATGTCAGCGCGAGATCCTCTGCCGATTTTTGTGTGAATCTTCCAGTGATTTCACCTTGATCGTAAATCTGGCCCTTAATATATGGCGCTGATTTAACTTCGTCGTTCAGCACGACACCCATGTACTCGTTGATGTTCGCGCCTGTCCATTTGCTGAACTTGTCGGCGCCCGAAGGCTTCAGTGCAAACGAAATTTGATAATCGTTAACGCCGCCACTCGCCTGCACTGCCGTCGCATTCCGCAATTCGGAGCCATCGATAACCGGCGGGTTCTCGACGACAACCCAACGCTTCTCTTTTTCAGTTTGTGGCTGGGTCGGGGTGTCACCCGCCGACGCGGGCTCGTCCCGTTCCGAGTACGGCAATACACGCCGGTTTTGAGGAATAGTTCCGCCTGAACCGAGGGTCGCCAACGCTTCTTCTCTGGTCCCGTACGACTGCAAACCCGACGGGGCCGGTGAACTGATCACGTGAACAAGTTCAAGCCGCGACTGGGCTTTCATCAACTCTTTGACGCGTTCGGGATCCTGAATACCCGGCATCTGCACGAGAATGCGATAAGAACTTTGCGAGCCGTGTCGCTGGACCAACGGCTCAGCAACGCCAAATTGGTCTAAGCGTCCTTCAATGATTCGCTGCGCTTGTACCGTTGCCTGCTCTGCCAATAACCCCTGCGCGGTCGCCGGCAGCGTCCACGAAATCGTGCTGCCGCTGATCGAGGAGGTCCAGCTCGAGACGTCAACTTTCTGCTTTACGGCGTTTTCAATTTCGCTCAGTTTTGCCGGGTCCGCAGCTTCCACAACGAACCGGTATCCGCCGGTTGTTTCAGCGCGTGCGTCCTTAATTTGAAATCCGGCGTCCTCAGCAGCTTTCCGCGCCGCGGCAGCATTATCCGTAGTCAGCTTCGCCAGATACTTATCGACGCGGACGCGCATCACCAGATGCGATCCGCCCTTCAGATCCAGACCGAGCCGAATATTGTTCGCGAGATTGGCTTTCACGCCCGACCACGTAAAGTCGTTCAGCCGGGGCCGCCGGCCGCGCGGGCCGATGACAAGATAAATTCCGACGATCGTTACGATAGCGATGATGATCGTGCGCTGAATTACGTTCTTTTTCTTCATGGGAACTGCAGCGTGTTACTTCTGCTCTTCGTTGTCCACGCCGGCTACCGCCGAGCGCGCAATCTCGAGGATCGTTTTGTCGGCGCTGCGCACCAGGAAGCTTGTCTCTTTGACGGTCGTGATGGTGCCGATGACGCCGCCGGTGGTGACGATCTTGTCACCAGCTTTCAGGTCGGCGATTTGGGCTTGCAGTTGACGCTGTTTCTTTTGCTGCGGCCGAATCAATAGTAGGTAGAAGACACCAAACACCAGCAGCATCGGAATGAGAAATCCGAAACCGCCCGCGCCTTGAAGTAATAGAAGCAACATATTTGTTGGTTATGAACCCTTCTGATCCCGTCACTACCACACCACGCGAGCTGCTCGCGCGGGGACCCCGGTTTGCTCCGGGTTCTGACACAAGCTATTCCAAACCAGAGCTGAGTTGCTCAGTGAACTCTCGCCGGAATTGTGCGAATTGGCCAGACCGGATAGCTTGCCTGACGTGTCTCATGGTGTCAAGGAAGAACGCCAGATTGTGATGCGTCAGAAGGATGCTTGCGAGCATCTCGCCCGCAAGGTACAGATGGCGAAGGTAAGCGCGTGAATGACGCCGGCAGACTGAACACGGGCAGGCTTCGTCCAGAGGTCTTTTGTCGGCCGCGAATCGAGCATTTTTGATGTTCAGTTTTCCGCGAGAAGTGAAGGCCTGGCCCGTCCGGCCGTTGCGCGTCGGGAGCACGCAATCGAACATATCGATGCCCCGCGCAACTGATTCAACCAGGTCTTCCGGCGTACCGACACCCATCAAGTATCTCGGCTGGTCGACGGGCATGCGCGGCGCGATGTCTTCAATGATTTCGAGCATCACCGGTTTTTCTTCGCCGACACTCAGACCGCCGATTGCATAGCCGTCGAATCCGATCTCAACTGTCCGTTCCAGACTTTCGCGTCGCAGATCCAAATGAGACGCACCCTGCAGGATCCCAAAGAGTGCTTGACCTTCCGAAAGCGCCGTCCCGACGGCGCGGGACTGCAGTTCTAAATGCGCCTCCTTCGATCGCTGCGCCCAACGTAACGTCAGCTCCATGCTGCGCCGGGCCGCGTCAGGATCGATCTGTCCCGGCGGACACTCGTCGAACGCCATGGCGATCTCGGCCCCCAGCACGGTTTGCACTTCCATCGAAATTTCGGGCGAGAGAAAACAAAGCGCGCCGTCGATGTGAGAACGAAACTCAGTTCCCTCTTCGGTGACTTTGCGGATTTCTGCGAGACTCCAAACTTGAAACCCGCCTGAGTCGGTGAGCATCGCGCGCTCCCAGCCGATGAAGTTGTGGAGGCCGCCGCAAGCTTTGATCACTTCAATGCCGGGCCGCAGCCAAAGGTGATACGTGTTGCCAAGGATTATCCGGGCGTCGAGATCAGCCGCTTCAAGTTCTTCGAACCGAATCCCCTTCACCGTGCCCGCCGTCCCGACCGGCATGAACACTGGCGTCTCGATTTCGCCGCGCCGCGTAGTGAGAATTCCCGCGCGCGCCTCACCGTCACGGGCCTGAACTTGAAACTCGAGGGTAGAGACTTGAGGCTTGAGGCTGGTCATCTGCGTCTCGTTTTTGACTTGTGCCTTTCAATGATTCGGATTGGCGTCGCATAAAAGTCGAACTCTTCCCGCATGCGGTTCTCAAGGTGCCGCAGAAAGGAAAAGTGCAGACCGGCTTTGCCGCCCGAAGTGAAGACAACGAACGTTGGCGGACGCACGCCGATTTGCGTGATGTACTGGACGTGAAGCCGCGAGCCGCGAAACGTTTTCGCCGGCGTCACCCCCGAGCGCTGGCGCACTTCACGTTCAAAGAAATCGTTAAGCCGCGAAGTAGGAATGCGCACGCTGCGAACAGCATTCGCGCGAATCGCGAGGGGCAGAAGTTTCTGCA is a genomic window of Pyrinomonadaceae bacterium containing:
- a CDS encoding pitrilysin family protein yields the protein MQTASEILNADQSSETFRRHSPPPLQSRPLNIPAPVELTLDNELRVAVVSDNRLPIVSFRLAFVGGDSNDPPELAGLSDMMSHLMSEGTTSRTSVQIAEEVERLGATLSVNSGSDFVTVGASALSLYVDEILELMADVTLRPSFPQNEIDLARENTKQMLIQQRAQPNFLASERTAKVMFGNHPYARISPTSASLDAMNRDMFVDFHRTRLVPNNAVMLVVGDIEVDEIVAKIEKLFGAWKRETLAQSNFPALPQLSARKAFLVDRPGSAQSNIVIANAGITRTSPDYFPMLVMHTVLGANASSRLFMNLREEKGYTYGAYSNVDARRLAGTFRVSAEVRTPVTGASLHEFFVELERIRNERVPDEELGNAKSYLAGVFPIRIETQDGLIDQLTGVRMYDLPSDYLHTYRDKVNAVTAEEVQRVAQQHVTPDRAVIVVVGDAAEVESQLRDYADQIEFYDTEGNKTR
- a CDS encoding bifunctional (p)ppGpp synthetase/guanosine-3',5'-bis(diphosphate) 3'-pyrophosphohydrolase; this translates as MVRIEEIVEKVRRNHPQADLNLLRRAYLFSAREHKGQKRASGEAYLVHPLEVANILADMRMDAVSVSTGLLHDVVEDTLADPKTIREYFGEEVAHLVEGLTKIAHISSVSREEQQAENVRKMLLAMVDDVRVVLVKLADRLHNMRTLEFLSPEKRRRIAQETMDIYAPIAHRLGMGKLRGELEDLAFRNLHPEDYREITVQLEKRRAANEAFLNDVTATIEQQMREADVPFVRIEGRVKRIYSIWKKLQAQAIDLDQVYDLVAARVITPNEIRHCYAALGVIHHSWKPVPGRFKDWIATPRDNLYQSLHTSVIGSKVQPFEVQIRTEQMHLVAEEGVAAHWKYKEGKRGARDDDEAMTLLRSLIEWTQEVKDSREFMDALKLDLYPKDVYAFTPMGKVIQLPRGATTLDFAYMIHSEVGNTTSGARINTRMVPLRTQIQNGDVVEILTSPNAHPSRDWLNFVVTSRARNRVRHWVADQQRAESIEIGRKLFEKEASRFQIPFKKLLADSNGDLKRIAGEYGYGRTDDLLAAMGYGKIVPRNIIAKYLGPEKFEALAQQKESKLRSGVRAVRRLLGGDGAIVVRGVEDLMVNRARCCNPLHGEDIIGYITRGKGVAVHTKRCKNVQQLMINPERIVNVEWASRPEKTAYAVKLLATTENRTGMIAGITGAISDMRTGIRDARASIGPDQKGRIEVTVEVFDVKHLDKVTSSIKSVPGVLDVERLQGAV
- a CDS encoding biopolymer transporter ExbD; the encoded protein is MSMQTAKGQAEPYINVTPLIDVLLVLLIIFMVVTPLKPSRFKADIPTQRDPNEDVSQLKPNPLTLVVTIGQDLQLKLNQDVMGSVNDPSALSAKLQQTFDLRKSMRAYKVGMETSNLPEDQKIEKTVFVKAPRSLKYGDVVKVIDAIKGAGANPVGLQVDDLP
- a CDS encoding biopolymer transporter ExbD, whose amino-acid sequence is MSMQAGGDKSGFQSEINVTPMVDIMLVLLIIFMVVTPFLQQGITVPIPRDLKNPDEDQAINKETSVIVSVVCRPPDSPQCTPEATEVYLGKKKVNMDDLKTQVEKALQTKKEEDRIVYVKSGVNVSYGEVVKVINAVREKGIDKIGLVADKKKKGAAT
- a CDS encoding MotA/TolQ/ExbB proton channel family protein yields the protein MTILTSILGTKALSFLFVLWQATPAPSAPAVDHFTLTEMVKNMGAVAIVVVVILLIMSVYSIAIMVERYLTYTAAKKQSREFAPRVAQALKNNRIEEAINISDKHRKSHLAMVVNSGLQEFRAHEQSSEISGDEIEASKRALQRAIAIKTAEFRRGLSGLATIGSTAPFVGLFGTVFGIINAFRGMKNAESAGIAAVAGGISEALFTTALGLVVAVPAVWLFNYFTGKVDGFVVEMDNSASELVDYFIKNRTKQLNP
- a CDS encoding TonB family protein; translated protein: MFEHLVESGSHSEDIKRKGSFLLGFTAIYVVLIIAGLIAGILWAPAFIDQQTLELTALIAPVPVQQQQQEQKQEAKPEKMDVSKNVDVRRELIADVSRADLVPKEVSAKASDVPPVRKGVVTMLGSGNTNAIAPVAPGSGTGSVISTGPTKVDVADAPPPPPPKPTPPKAPISGGVLNGKAVRLVQPPYPAIARSARAAGQVRVQIVIDENGNVVSAAPVSGHPLLQGAAVAAARASKFTPTKLSGMPVKVSGVIIYNFVAQ
- the secF gene encoding protein translocase subunit SecF — its product is MFQIFKAVNFDWLKWRRIFIGISVLLMVAGLGSAIFREWKHPNGTNAFNLGVDFRGGTVVTARFKQAATAEQIRATLGAQGLNEAVIQPVVDRPDTFLIKLPLAGAGSTESDSDVELGRTKVRTALNSIGPEGSAYEIIGTDAVGAVAGAELRNKAIAVTLAALVGMLVYIAFRFEWTYGAAAVIAVFHDVLVTLGFFSIFQWEVNLTVIAAFLTLVGASVNDTIVVFDRVRENRKLHRRESLYKITNDSINQTLSRTVITQGLIVLSVLAMVIFGGEVLRAFSLALLIGTIVGTYSSIAIASPIMVWWERKIEAANKLATTASARSGFQPKRTDAGRKNVGKPSRAA